One Heterodontus francisci isolate sHetFra1 chromosome 3, sHetFra1.hap1, whole genome shotgun sequence DNA window includes the following coding sequences:
- the tpbg gene encoding trophoblast glycoprotein, producing the protein MVSMCGCRLLQTLRRSDGVGGASLLPTLALALLLASACVRTSSASCPSSCECSEPAKTVKCVNRELSSIPSGIPASVRNLFITGNNLSMLASGAFGQSLQQLLSLSLSGNRIEALGPLVFASMPKLQQLDLSNNRLSSLHPAAFGSQPISLRELNLSRALLNGSVVEQLSELLQSGSLTNLLQLQLAENDLFYLPTRTFSRLPSLRHLDLRNNSIVDMKATFQKLNLQSLDLSSNALKRLGNSTLSEFNTQPHISLKLQDNPFVCDCGLEEMLAWLQSTDKVLQKDRLLCASPESMKNKPILQVKQSDLKCSVQGDMESVLQTSYVFLGIVLALIGVIFMFVLYLNRKGIKKWLYNVRDACRDHMEGYHYRYEINSDPRLTNVSSNSDA; encoded by the coding sequence ATGGTAAGCATGTGTGGCTGCAGACTGCTGCAAACTTTGCGCCGCTcggatggggtggggggagcctCCTTGCTGCCCACACTGGCCCTGGCACTGCTCCTGGCTTCGGCCTGTGTCCGCACCTCCTCTGCTTCCTGTCCCAGCTCCTGTGAATGCTCGGAGCCGGCCAAGACGGTGAAATGTGTGAATCGGGAGCTGAGCAGCATCCCGAGCGGGATCCCGGCCAGCGTCAGGAATCTCTTCATCACGGGCAACAACCTCTCCATGCTGGCCAGCGGGGCTTTCGGCCAGTCCCTGCAGCAACTGCTCAGCCTGAGTCTCAGCGGCAATAGGATCGAAGCTCTGGGGCCCCTGGTCTTCGCCAGCATGCCCAAGCTGCAGCAGCTGGATCTAAGTAACAACCGCCTCTCCTCTCTGCACCCAGCAGCTTTCGGCTCGCAGCCTATCAGCCTGCGGGAGCTCAATCTGAGCCGGGCACTATTGAATGGCTCAGTggtagagcagctctctgagctacTGCAGAGCGGCAGTCTCACTAACCTGCTGCAGCTCCAGCTGGCAGAAAATGACCTCTTCTACCTGCCAACCCGCACCTTCTCCCGCCTGCCCAGCCTCCGGCACCTGGACCTCAGGAACAACTCCATCGTGGACATGAAGGCGACTTTCCAGAAGTTGAATCTGCAGTCTCTGGACCTGAGCTCCAATGCGCTGAAAAGGCTGGGGAACAGCACCCTGAGCGAGTTCAACACTCAGCCCCACATCAGTCTCAAACTCCAGGACAACCCGTTCGTCTGCGACTGCGGCCTGGAGGAGATGCTGGCGTGGCTGCAAAGCACCGACAAAGTACTGCAGAAAGACAGGTTGCTCTGTGCTTCGCCAGAAAGCATGAAAAATAAACCCATTCTCCAGGTGAAACAGTCCGACTTGAAGTGCTCCGTCCAAGGAGACATGGAGAGCGTTTTGCAAACCTCTTACGTCTTCCTTGGGATAGTTCTGGCCCTGATCGGGGTGATCTTCATGTTTGTCCTATACCTAAACAGAAAAGGCATCAAAAAGTGGCTTTATAACGTCAGGGATGCTTGTCGAGACCATATGGAAGGCTATCATTACAGATACGAGATTAACTCGGACCCCAGATTGACAAACGTTAGCTCCAATTCGGATGCGTAA